One Bacillota bacterium genomic window, AGCCGAAGCTTTCGCCCGCCGGGACGATCCGGGCTGCTCCAGTATACACGGAGGGGGGCCGGGGCAGGAACCGCCCGCGCCCGCCGGCGGGCCGCGGAGGGGGCGGGCCGGGGGAGACCGGCGCTCAATCGAGGAAGCGCGCCAGGATGGCGGTCAGACCCGCGGCGATCAGGGGCCCGGTGGGCACTCCGCCCAGGAGGACGCCGACGATGGAGCCGACGATCAACCCCACCATGACGGAGGGCTGGCGGGCGAGGAGGTCGACGCCGTCCTTGGCCACGTAGGCGGCGGCGGCGCTGACCACGACGGCGACGAGACCGGCGGGGCGGAGGAGCTCGCCGACGAAGTGGCGCAGGGAGATGCGGCCGTCCGCCACCGGAACCAGGATGGCCAGGATGAGCAGGAAGATGCCGGCGCTGATCCCGTACCGGCCGAGGAGGTGCAAGAGGGGATCGGCGCCTGCCAGGCGGAGGAGGATCAGCACCGCCGCCGAGCCGGTCAGCAGGCTGTTGCGCGAGACCAGGCCCAGCGCCAGGAGAAGGAGCAGGATGAGCATCGGCTCGGGCACCGAGAGCATGACGCCGCCTCCTCAAGGGGTGGCCCCCACCAGCCCCCTGTTATTCGGGCCGGCGCGGATTATGCCGAGGGCTCACCTCGGTCAAGCGGGGCCGAATAGCCTGCTGCCGTGACACGCGGGCGGAGCGGGTTCAGGCGGCCCGGCCACGGACCTGGGCCGCCGCTCCGGCAGCGGGAGGAGGGGAGCACGTGCGCGGACGCGGTTGGTCGGAGGCCTTCCCGTACCCCGTGGAGGGGCGTCAGGCCAAGCCCCGCGACGAGGGGCTGACCATGGTCATCGACAAGGGCCTGGGCTTGGAGCAGACCCGCGACCTCCTGGAGCTGGCGGCGGAGCACGTCGACATGATCAAGCTCGCCTTCGGCACCTCGGCCCTCTACCCGTTGGAGCGGCTGAGGGAGAAGGTCCGGCTGATCCAGAGCTACGGGATCCCCGCCTACCCGGGAGGCACGCTCCTCGAGGTGGCGGTGGTGCAGGGGCGCTTCCAGGACTTCCTGGACGAGGCGGAGCGGATCGGGTTCGAGAAGCTCGAGGTCTCCGACGGCACCATCCCCATGACCCCGGACGTTCGCGCGGAGATCATCCGCATCTGCCGGGAGCGGGGCTTCGCGGTGGTCAGCGAGGTGGGGAAGAAGCACCCCGCCGACCGGGTACCCTCCAGCAACCTGGTGGAACAGGTGGCGGCCGACCTGGAGGCCGGCGCGAGCCACGTGATCATCGAGGGGCGCGAGTCCGGCAAGGGGGTGGTGATCTACCACGAGGACGGCTCCATCGACGACGACGAGCTGGAGTACATCGTGCGCAGCGTGCCGGACGTCCGCCGGCTCATCTGGGAGGCGCCGAGGAAGTCGCAGCAGCAGGACCTGGTCCTTCGCTTCGGCCCCAACGTCAACCTCGGCAACGTCCACCCGGAGGACGTCCTGGCCTGCGAGGCGCTGCGGGTCGGCCTGCGCGGCGACACGCTCCGGGCGGCTCTCCTCCGCCATCCCGAGCGCTTTCCCTTCCCCTACGCCCTTCAGCGGGACGGCTGAGCGCCGCCGGAGCGGCCGAGGCGGTGCGGCCGCCGCCCGGCCGGGGCCGCGGACCCGGGGAGGCGCCGCCCCAGTTCGAGCAACAGCCGTCGCTCGATGCGGGCCAGCGCCTCCCGGCTCCAGCCGGCCACGTGCGGGGTGAGGAGGACCCGGGGGTGGCCCGCCAGCGGATCGGGCCGGGGAGGCGGCTCCTTCCGCACGTCCAGCGCCGCCACGGCCGGGCGACCCCGTTCCAGGGCGCGCGCCAGCGCCTCCTCGTCCAGGAGGTTGCCGCGAGCCGTGTTCACCAGGATCGAGCCGCGCCGGAAGAGGCGGAACCGCTCCTCGCCCAGCAGGTGGTGCGTCTCGCGCGTGAGCGGCAGGTGGAGGCTGACCACGTCGGAGCGGGCGATCAGCTGGTCCAGCTCGCTCCAGCGGACTCCCGCGGGAGGCGGCTCGGACAGGCTCCGGGGCGGCAGGGCCAGGACGGTCAGCCCCCAGGCGCCCGCCAGCGTCGCCACCCGGCGGCCGACGGCTCCGAAGCCGACCACGCCCCAGGTGGCGCCGGCGAGCTCGCGACCTGCCAGCTCCAGCCGTTCCGAGGCGGTGGCCCGGCTCGAGCCGAGGGCGCGGTGGAGCTGGCGTGCCGCCGCCAGGGCCAGCGTCCAGGTGAACTCCGCCGTCGCCTCGGCGTTCTCGCCGGGGGCGGCCAGCACCTCCACCCGGAGGCGGCGCGCCGCCTCCAGGTCCACGTTGTCCAGCCCCGACCCCAGCCGGGCGAGGACCCGGAGCTCGGGCGCCAGGCGGGCGAGCAGGGGCGACCCGACCTCGGTCCGGTTCCGGACCACCAGCGCCCAGGGCCTCCGCCCTGCCGGCAGCTCCCCGTGCGCCAGCGCGCGGCCGTCGACGTAGACCGCCTCGTCCATCCGCCGGAGCGAGCGCCAGAAGAGCGGCGAGACGGGTTCCGCCACCCAGACGGTCATCCACCTTCCCCGGCGGAGTCTATGCGCGCTCGCTCCACTCCTGCAGCCCGAACAACCGGGCCGCGTTGCCGCCCAGGAAGAGGCGGATGGCCTCCTCGGGCCAGCGCAGGTAACGGGCCGCCCTGAGCTGGTCGGCCAGGTAGCGGACGGAGAAGCCGCGGGGGAACCAGCTGGAGTCCGTGCCGAAGAGGATCCGCTCCGGCCCCACCATCTCGTAGGCCTTCTGGAGCAACGACTCCAGCGTGAGCGGGTAGGGCATCCAGCGCATCCACTGGTTCGAACCGGAGGTGTCGATGTAGATGTTGGGCAGGCTCCAGCAGAGCTGGAGCAGATCCTGCCAGTATCCGGCGCCGAAGTGCGGGATGATGAAGGGGATGTCCAGGAACTCCCGCGCCACCGGCCAGAGCGTCAGCGGGCTCATCCGGGGCGAGTAGACCACGCCGCCGGCGTGGCCGAGCAGGCCGAAGTGGATCAGCACCGGGATGCGACGGTCCGCCAGGTACTTCCAGATGGGGCGGAGCGAGGGATCCTCGAACGGGACGGGCATCCGCGGCCCGAACATCTTGTAGCCGACGAAGCCGAACTCCTCGACGCCACGCCGGAGCTGCTCCAGCGCATCCGGCGCGGTCGGATCGTGGTGGACCATCCCCAGGAAGCGATCCGGATGGCGGCGGACCACCGCCGCCAGGCGCTCGTTGCCGCCCCCGGTGACGAAGCAGACCCGCTCCACGCCATGACGGTCCAGCTCCTCGACCCAGCGGTCGGCCAGCTGCTCGGCCTCCTCGGGGGTCGACGGCGGTGGCTCGGGGGGACCGGGGAACTGCCATTCTTGGCGCATCCGCTCGTCGCGCTCGCGGGCGTAGGCGACCAGGGCGGGATGCTGCGTGCCCGCCGGCGGCCAGGCACCGTAGACGAAGTGGACATGGGTATCCAGCACGCGGAACCCTTCGTAAGCCATGGCGACACCTCCGCGGGAAGGCCCGCCGGAGAGGGCGGCGGGCCTTCTTCATCCTGTCCCGATCAGGCGCTCTTCGACTTGCTGGCGAGCCAGCGCGTGAAGCCGCGGGCGATGGTCTGCCGGTTGGCCTCGGCGATGGCGGTGGTGAGCGGGATCCCCTTGGGGCAGGCGCGGACGCAGTTCTGCGCGTTGCCGCAGTCCTCGACGCCGCCGGGCTCCATCAGCGCGTCCAGCCGCTCGTCCGCGTTGTAGCGTCCGGTGGGATGGGCGTTGAAGAGGACCACCTGCGCGATGGGCTGCGCGCCGATGAAGCGCGACTGGGGCCCGTAGTTGGGGCAGACCTCCAGGCAGACGCCGCAGGTCATGCAGCGCGAGAGCTCGTAGCGCCACTGCTGCTCCTGGTCGGAGATGCGCGGTCCGGGTCCCAGCGGGTAGGTGCCGTCGAGCGGGATCCAGGCCTTCACCTTCTTCAGGTTCTCGAACATGCGCGAGCGGTCGACGATCAGGTCGCGCACCACCGGGAAGGAGTGCATCGGCTCCAGGGTGATGGGCTCT contains:
- a CDS encoding DUF441 family protein, which encodes MLSVPEPMLILLLLLALGLVSRNSLLTGSAAVLILLRLAGADPLLHLLGRYGISAGIFLLILAILVPVADGRISLRHFVGELLRPAGLVAVVVSAAAAYVAKDGVDLLARQPSVMVGLIVGSIVGVLLGGVPTGPLIAAGLTAILARFLD
- a CDS encoding phosphosulfolactate synthase — protein: MRGRGWSEAFPYPVEGRQAKPRDEGLTMVIDKGLGLEQTRDLLELAAEHVDMIKLAFGTSALYPLERLREKVRLIQSYGIPAYPGGTLLEVAVVQGRFQDFLDEAERIGFEKLEVSDGTIPMTPDVRAEIIRICRERGFAVVSEVGKKHPADRVPSSNLVEQVAADLEAGASHVIIEGRESGKGVVIYHEDGSIDDDELEYIVRSVPDVRRLIWEAPRKSQQQDLVLRFGPNVNLGNVHPEDVLACEALRVGLRGDTLRAALLRHPERFPFPYALQRDG
- a CDS encoding NAD(P)-dependent oxidoreductase, which encodes MTVWVAEPVSPLFWRSLRRMDEAVYVDGRALAHGELPAGRRPWALVVRNRTEVGSPLLARLAPELRVLARLGSGLDNVDLEAARRLRVEVLAAPGENAEATAEFTWTLALAAARQLHRALGSSRATASERLELAGRELAGATWGVVGFGAVGRRVATLAGAWGLTVLALPPRSLSEPPPAGVRWSELDQLIARSDVVSLHLPLTRETHHLLGEERFRLFRRGSILVNTARGNLLDEEALARALERGRPAVAALDVRKEPPPRPDPLAGHPRVLLTPHVAGWSREALARIERRLLLELGRRLPGSAAPAGRRPHRLGRSGGAQPSR
- a CDS encoding amidohydrolase family protein; the protein is MAYEGFRVLDTHVHFVYGAWPPAGTQHPALVAYARERDERMRQEWQFPGPPEPPPSTPEEAEQLADRWVEELDRHGVERVCFVTGGGNERLAAVVRRHPDRFLGMVHHDPTAPDALEQLRRGVEEFGFVGYKMFGPRMPVPFEDPSLRPIWKYLADRRIPVLIHFGLLGHAGGVVYSPRMSPLTLWPVAREFLDIPFIIPHFGAGYWQDLLQLCWSLPNIYIDTSGSNQWMRWMPYPLTLESLLQKAYEMVGPERILFGTDSSWFPRGFSVRYLADQLRAARYLRWPEEAIRLFLGGNAARLFGLQEWSERA
- the sdhB gene encoding succinate dehydrogenase iron-sulfur subunit, which gives rise to MARESVKLRIRRQENPEATPRWEDFEVPYEPGMNVISALMAIQRNPVNAAGQPTTPVAWESSCLEEVCGACSMVINGRARQACSTLVDKVEEPITLEPMHSFPVVRDLIVDRSRMFENLKKVKAWIPLDGTYPLGPGPRISDQEQQWRYELSRCMTCGVCLEVCPNYGPQSRFIGAQPIAQVVLFNAHPTGRYNADERLDALMEPGGVEDCGNAQNCVRACPKGIPLTTAIAEANRQTIARGFTRWLASKSKSA